tatgcagcacgacgcctcaacatttctgctgtctgttaagttgctaatattaaaatgaagatagacagttccttaaatcatgtttacattttattgttgagaaagtgaaacaatgtagccagggtgatgtgaatgaagttataaagtacactgttccctttgaagatttacccatgtcctcagtatagtctgcttttccatatcaaactgagaagaagagatgcagccttgatcaaacttgcgaagtctgaacttacaaggagaggatgcagggctgaactgtgtgtgttaggatacttaatattgaggaaaagccccaatcagagaggcgaatgtctgcagccccgcctccgttttcagatgtctccgttttccatcatccacactgagacggagcagcagcgtttcagaattcGTGAGAAGTagtgtagtgtggacggttggcgtaaccgtagcaaaacttatgcgttttcaaactaaaccgcattagtgtaaaccgggccttaatgcagaccaacagagacagcacgcagaagtataaatgcacagctacgcgttgAATATTTAGCAGACCAGaatattttttccacaacaaTTTACAGTCACTTGTCCAGCAGTCTTTGAATAAATCATAAGGTATGAACTCCTATTTTATAAACATACAAGGGCAATTATTGTCTATTTGCTCCGTGCGCTGCTCCAGATAGACAAACAAGCTACATCATCCTTTACCTTAGGTTCTTTGCAACAAAATTAGTCCATTTTCAGCTTTTTCTGTTCTTGTGTGAATGAGTAATACCCTGCTATGTCTTGTAAGTGCCAAATGCAACAAATTTGGGTCATGAAATTCCAAAATTCAAGAAAATACAATAACGTATttacaaaatgacattttttttactagtcatttttcaaaatctttTGTTAGACTTTGCACATGACTTTTCTAaaacttttttatacacacacacacatttatatatatatatatatatatatatatatatatatatatatatatatatatattaatagattattgcagtttatatatatttgtacattatttattttacatttaaagtatgaAGGCCGTTTGGACATTGAAAAAAAGTACTACTGTGCTATTTGctttttttgatatagtgttaTAATTTTGATATGGTTATTAAGaagtaaaattatgatttttgtgATAATAACCCATACAATATCTTGTTTTTCACTTTTGACAAGTAGGAAACTCTTGTTGTTTTTTCCCACCCTTCGGTTGAACTAAAATGATTCTTGCATACTACATGATTAAGACAAAATAAGTTTTTCTCGTGCGTCCTGACATATGCTGGTAACAAACAAAAACTGACCACAGTTTTATAGAGCACACAGGGCCTGAGTTATGCACTAAGActtgctttaaaacaaaaaaaaaaaaactaagctgtTTGTGTTGAGGTGGTTCATTATAGGACagaaaacatatataataatagttaGCATTTAACAGCAGTGTTTTTTGAATTTCAAAGGGgtttctttaaaatgacattaagatAAAGCATTTATTGTTCTGTATGTGGGTGTGGTGAGACTTTAAATTTAGGTAggggaaaatactttttttttttggcatgttACCTTCTTCcagttggaatagaataactCTTGCATGCATTATTATAGGGAGAAATGTATTTTTCTTGTGTTTACTGATACCTGCTGGAAAGAAATGGAATTTTGATGGAGCACTCAAGGCCTGAGTTACACATTTTCTAACTTCAGTTTatataaaacagtattttatgaaattttaaaggatttcttttaaaattataccaaactTTTGTATTTATTCCTCTGCATGTGGTTATGGAAAGCTTTTTAAATCGGAAGGCCAAATTCAGGCGGAAATACTCAAAATAGCCCAAAAGCTTAACAGGTTAATTTCTGATGAgctgctgaaactcatcccacatcgaagctgcggtcacacttttGAGCATGCGACATTttgcgctgcgaaaaggggcgggattaaaaaagatgattagacattaaaaaaagtgagcgattgtccagagaggtcatgttttgatcttcgattggtctcacacagtcaagtaaTGCGATTTCGTAGGTCAGAGTTCACCTAGCTTGAACTctgcaatgcagtgaactgcaaaacttgaccCACAAACTTGCGTTTacagtctgacgcatttgcgtgcatatgaatggaagtctatggggagaacgGTCCACTGTAACCGTGGCTTaggtgcaagtaaatggtttctctccagtgtggatcctcatgtgtctgttaaagtttgatgattgtctgaaactcttcccacactgagtgcatgtgaatggtttctctccagtgtggatcctcatgtgttcttTAAGAGATGATGAGcatctgaaactcttcccacactgagtgcatgagaatagtttctctccagtgtggatcctcatgtgtagattaaagtaTGATGAgcgactgaaactctttccacaccgagtgcatgtgaatggtttctctccagtgtggatcctcatgtgtcggttAAGTTGTGATGATTGTatgaaacttttcccacactgagtgcatgtgaatggtttctctccagtgtgggtcctcatgtggtgattaagggatgatgattggctgaaattcttcccacactgagtgcatgtgaatggtttctctccagtgtggatcctcatatgTTGTTTAAGAGATGATGAgcgtctgaaactcttcccacattgagtgcatgagaatggtttttctccagtgtggatcctcatgtggtgattaaggtgagATGAgcgtctgaaactcttcccacactgagtgcatgtgaagggtttctctccagtgtggatcctcatgtgtttattaagggatgatgatttgctgaaactcttcccacactgagtgcatgtgaattgTTTCTCTCCAgcgtggatcctcatgtgtcggttAAATTGTGATGATtgtatgaaactcttcccacactgagtgcatgtgaatggtttctctccagtgtggatccttatgtggtgattaagggatgatgattggctgaaactcttcccacactgagtgcatgagaatggtttctctccagtgtggatcctcatgtgttgtttaagaaataatgattggctgaaactcttcccacactgagtgcatgagaatggtttctctccagtgtggatcctcatgtgtttattaaggtaagATGAGcaactgaaactcttcccacactgggagCATGCGGATGGTTTCTCTCCAGCGTGGATCATCATGTGgtaattaagggatgatgattggctaaaacttttcccacactgagtgcatgtgaatggtttctttccagtgtggatgatcatgtgtttattaagggatgataAGTAGCTGAAACtgttcccacactgagtgcatgtgaatggtttctctccagtgtggatcctcatgtgttgattaagggatgatgatttgctaaaactcttcccacactgagtgcatgtgaatggtttctctcccgtgtgaatcctcatgtgaatcttaagatcgcCTTTTCTTCCAAAATTCCTTCCAcattgagtgcaggtgaaacaattttcgtctttttttttcaaaataccatcagtctgtaaatgagttttttcctcaattttgacatgatgtttctcttctttactcccctcattctcttcaattagatctaaaataaaaaaatataaaaaactgtttttattaggTCTTAAAAATCTCATCAAAAGCGTAAaggtgaaaagacactggaaacattggctacacacactgtaattttgatgcacattaaatgtaaaataaatcagatcatattttgtttagtCCATTAActtgtacacatttaagcagatttaaTTCATCTtcatctagtgcttttacaatgtaaattgtgctgAAGCCACTTAacttagaagttctagtaaattgaaactgtgtcagtccagttttcagagtttctcataaaagtaattttggtcatattgatcagacacagatttgaaagctgtaagtggcctatttttattcatatatattcagaattacaacaaaatgtttttctaaaatttgtaaagcagacagggaatacttgttcattctgtgcctgactggtaaacgcatcggggaa
The Danio rerio strain Tuebingen ecotype United States chromosome 4, GRCz12tu, whole genome shotgun sequence genome window above contains:
- the LOC110439491 gene encoding uncharacterized protein, with product MAFIKEESEDVKIEETFTVKQEDQQEQTDLIEENEGSKEEKHHVKIEEKTHLQTDGILKKKDENCFTCTQCGRNFGRKGDLKIHMRIHTGEKPFTCTQCGKSFSKSSSLNQHMRIHTGEKPFTCTQCGNSFSYLSSLNKHMIIHTGKKPFTCTQCGKSFSQSSSLNYHMMIHAGEKPSACSQCGKSFSCSSYLNKHMRIHTGEKPFSCTQCGKSFSQSLFLKQHMRIHTGEKPFSCTQCGKSFSQSSSLNHHIRIHTGEKPFTCTQCGKSFIQSSQFNRHMRIHAGEKQFTCTQCGKSFSKSSSLNKHMRIHTGEKPFTCTQCGKSFRRSSHLNHHMRIHTGEKPFSCTQCGKSFRRSSSLKQHMRIHTGEKPFTCTQCGKNFSQSSSLNHHMRTHTGEKPFTCTQCGKSFIQSSQLNRHMRIHTGEKPFTCTRCGKSFSRSSYFNLHMRIHTGEKLFSCTQCGKSFRCSSSLKEHMRIHTGEKPFTCTQCGKSFRQSSNFNRHMRIHTGEKPFTCT